The proteins below are encoded in one region of Populus alba chromosome 2, ASM523922v2, whole genome shotgun sequence:
- the LOC118052802 gene encoding uncharacterized protein isoform X1 — MGAAALPSNGEIATVTVATHPLVLGLQPAALVDHVAHVDWSLLDQIPGDRGGSMPVAIEELEHILKEVKAHKLASPDELSPMKTMAGGSVANTIRGLSAGFGVSCGIIGACGDDEQGKLFVSNMSFNGVNLSRLRMKQGHTAQCVCMVDELGNRTMRPCLSSAVKVQADELTKEDFKGSKWLVLRYAIFNLEVIQAAIRTAKQEGLFVSLDLASFEMVRNFRSPLLQLLESGDIDLCFANEDEAMELLRGEQATDPEAAAEFLAKHCNWAVVTLGAYGCIARHGKEIVRVPAIGEAKATDATGAGDLFAGGFLYGLIKGLSLEECCQVGACSGGSVIRSLGGEVTTENWQWMCKQMQIKDLPLPDIRN, encoded by the exons ATGGGAGCTGCAGCCTTGCCCAGTAATGGAGAGATTGCTACTGTTACTGTTGCTACTCACCCTCTCGTGCTTGGTCTACAGCCAGCAGCTCTTGTCGACCACGTGGCACATGTTGATTGGTCTTTGCTCGACCAAATCCCCGGTGACCGTGGCGGCTCAATGCCT GTTGCAATTGAAGAGCTTGAGCATATATTAAAAGAGGTGAAGGCGCATAAGCTTGCTTCGCCGGATGAGCTATCTCCGATGAAGACGATGGCAGGTGGCAGTGTAGCAAATACTATCAGAGGACTGAGTGCAGGCTTTGGAGTCTCTTGTGGGATTATTGGGGCATGTGGGGATGATGAGCAAGGGAAGTTGTTTGTGAGTAATATGAGTTTTAATGGAGTGAATCTTTCAAGATTAAGGATGAAGCAGGGACATACAGCTCAG TGTGTTTGCATGGTTGATGAATTAGGTAATCGTACTATGCGACCCTGTCTCTCTAGTGCTGTCAAAGTTCAG GCTGATGAATTGACCAAGGAGGATTTTAAAGGTTCCAAG TGGTTGGTTCTGAGATATGCAATATTCAATTTGGAAGTGATTCAAGCAGCTATCCGGACTGCAAAGCAAGAGGGTCTTTTTGTCTCTTTGGATTTGGCGAGTTTcgag ATGGTTCGAAACTTTAGATCACCTCTTCTACAGTTACTGGAGTCAGGGGACATAGACCTCTGCTTTGCTAACGaggatgaagcaatggagttgTTGAG GGGCGAACAGGCTACTGACCCTGAGGCTGCTGCAGAATTCTTGGCCAAACATTGCAACTGGGCTGTTGTGACGTTAGGTGCTTATGGTTGCATTGCAAGGCATGGAAAAGAG ATTGTTCGAGTTCCAGCCATCGGGGAAGCAAAGGCTACTGATGCCACCGGAGCAGGAGACCTCTTTGCAGGTGGGTTTTTATATGGATTGATCAAAGGCCTGTCATTGGAGGAATGCTGCCAAGTCGGTGCCTGTAGTGGTGGGTCTGTCATCCGCTCGCTTGGGGGTGAGGTTACCACAGAGAATTGGCAGTGGATGTGTAAGCAGATGCAGATCAAGGACCTCCCTCTTCCTGATATTCGCAATTGA
- the LOC118052804 gene encoding proteasome subunit alpha type-1-A, with amino-acid sequence MFRNQYDTDVTTWSPAGRLFQVEYAMEAVKQGSAAIGLRSKTHVVLACVNKANSELSSHQKKIFKVDDHIGVAIAGLTADGRVLSRYMRTECINYSFNYESPLPVGRLVVQLADKAQVCTQRSWKRPYGVGLLVGGTDESGAHLYYNCPSGNYFEYQAFAIGSRSQAAKTYLERRFENFMDSSRDDLIKDALIAVRETLQGETLKSSICTVAVVGVDEAFHILDQETVQQLINAFEIGGETEAGAAEEDTAAAEEGTAAEEGAAADQDAAPMDI; translated from the exons ATGTTCAGGAATCAATACGACACAGACGTTACAACATGGAGTCCTGCGGGTCGATTGTTCCAGGTAGAGTACGCGATGGAGGCAGTGAAGCAAGGATCAGCGGCAATTGGACTCCGATCTAAGACTCACGTGGTTCTTGCATGCGTTAACAAAGCCAACTCCGAACTCTCCTCTCACCAGAAGAAGATTTTTAAGGTCGATGACCATATCGGTGTCGCCATCGCTGGACTCACCGCTGACGGCCGTGTTTTGTCTCGGTACATGCGAACTGAATGCATTAATTACAGTTTCAATTACGAGTCTCCTCTTCCTGTTGGTCGCCTCGTCGTTCAGCTTGCGGATAAGGCTCAG GTCTGTACCCAACGTTCATGGAAACGACCTTACGGTGTTGGTCTGCTAGTAGGTGGCACAGATGAATCTGGAGCTCACCTCTATTACAATTGCCCCAGTGGGAACTACTTTGAATACCAGGCCTTTGCAATAGGATCCCGCTCACAAGCTGCAAAGACATACTTGGAACGCAGATTTGAGAATTTTATGGACTCTTCAAGGGATGATCTGATCAAGGACGCTCTCATTGCAGTTAGGGAAACCTTGCAAGGAGAAACACTAAAGAGTTCCATATGCACGGTTGCTGTGGTAGGAGTTGACGAGGCATTCCATATACTGGATCAGGAAACCGTCCAACAGTTGATTAATGCATTTGAGATTGGGGGAGAGACAGAGGCTGGTGCTGCTGAGGAGGACACTGCTGCTGCTGAGGAGGGCACTGCTGCCGAGGAGGGCGCTGCTGCTGATCAGGATGCGGCTCCAATGGACATATGA
- the LOC118052802 gene encoding uncharacterized protein isoform X2: protein MGAAALPSNGEIATVTVATHPLVLGLQPAALVDHVAHVDWSLLDQIPGDRGGSMPVAIEELEHILKEVKAHKLASPDELSPMKTMAGGSVANTIRGLSAGFGVSCGIIGACGDDEQGKLFVSNMSFNGVNLSRLRMKQGHTAQADELTKEDFKGSKWLVLRYAIFNLEVIQAAIRTAKQEGLFVSLDLASFEMVRNFRSPLLQLLESGDIDLCFANEDEAMELLRGEQATDPEAAAEFLAKHCNWAVVTLGAYGCIARHGKEIVRVPAIGEAKATDATGAGDLFAGGFLYGLIKGLSLEECCQVGACSGGSVIRSLGGEVTTENWQWMCKQMQIKDLPLPDIRN, encoded by the exons ATGGGAGCTGCAGCCTTGCCCAGTAATGGAGAGATTGCTACTGTTACTGTTGCTACTCACCCTCTCGTGCTTGGTCTACAGCCAGCAGCTCTTGTCGACCACGTGGCACATGTTGATTGGTCTTTGCTCGACCAAATCCCCGGTGACCGTGGCGGCTCAATGCCT GTTGCAATTGAAGAGCTTGAGCATATATTAAAAGAGGTGAAGGCGCATAAGCTTGCTTCGCCGGATGAGCTATCTCCGATGAAGACGATGGCAGGTGGCAGTGTAGCAAATACTATCAGAGGACTGAGTGCAGGCTTTGGAGTCTCTTGTGGGATTATTGGGGCATGTGGGGATGATGAGCAAGGGAAGTTGTTTGTGAGTAATATGAGTTTTAATGGAGTGAATCTTTCAAGATTAAGGATGAAGCAGGGACATACAGCTCAG GCTGATGAATTGACCAAGGAGGATTTTAAAGGTTCCAAG TGGTTGGTTCTGAGATATGCAATATTCAATTTGGAAGTGATTCAAGCAGCTATCCGGACTGCAAAGCAAGAGGGTCTTTTTGTCTCTTTGGATTTGGCGAGTTTcgag ATGGTTCGAAACTTTAGATCACCTCTTCTACAGTTACTGGAGTCAGGGGACATAGACCTCTGCTTTGCTAACGaggatgaagcaatggagttgTTGAG GGGCGAACAGGCTACTGACCCTGAGGCTGCTGCAGAATTCTTGGCCAAACATTGCAACTGGGCTGTTGTGACGTTAGGTGCTTATGGTTGCATTGCAAGGCATGGAAAAGAG ATTGTTCGAGTTCCAGCCATCGGGGAAGCAAAGGCTACTGATGCCACCGGAGCAGGAGACCTCTTTGCAGGTGGGTTTTTATATGGATTGATCAAAGGCCTGTCATTGGAGGAATGCTGCCAAGTCGGTGCCTGTAGTGGTGGGTCTGTCATCCGCTCGCTTGGGGGTGAGGTTACCACAGAGAATTGGCAGTGGATGTGTAAGCAGATGCAGATCAAGGACCTCCCTCTTCCTGATATTCGCAATTGA